A stretch of the Ctenopharyngodon idella isolate HZGC_01 chromosome 14, HZGC01, whole genome shotgun sequence genome encodes the following:
- the sorbs2b gene encoding sorbin and SH3 domain-containing protein 2 isoform X11: MPELNEHSAYVIYGRKKDLEWHEGLFDIKTQEGEIFNMNTDSGGHIRKSATLLLTLTPMKRIQSSPNLYTLTDSESQSKDSDLWRPSSSTSDGLRNGDMCSSSLAAKGYRSVRPNFQDKKSPTPPEVPVLLKQTYPGTALTSQSPPNRLRFSLDFISSRAPDHHPETPPPGPPSPGSEPLLGQSRCSSRAQSEASTAVLEELRACGLGPEGGTRTPSPTLSQMSAVTDNIWLHFPAASTANGQMTVNGGLTVPASPRIHLQRPFSPSTYPPPPSLSPSITAMQQARTTASESSTPVYTNVDPPARAPQTDRKETTGKALQYTGIGPVDETGIPIAIRTTVDRPKDWYKTMFKQIHVVPKSENEWPASRTATDPVTSTGTTISKQDKHAAPNAVQAHPAPKTGTYRPITKSVSDNGVYGFRVPAASSLPSPLPTSASTQQRSGEREAPLRGRSTPDMNEWGPPDRKVDTRKYRAEPRSIFDYEPGKSSVLEQERTTSNLRPEDIDLENEPWYKFFAELEFGRPPPKKRLDYNPDSSPRFRAETSLYQPSSDRSLERPSSSASDNKRRRKSEPATAQPRAQSSVGTTQTSVRPPEPPKSSSTQRNPLTSPGSLAATRTKDQDTSREYSYPDVGSHTQQSSRQTPEVREKLPARAIYDFKAQTAKELTFKKGETVYITRQIDNNWYEGEYRGHVGIFPISYVEKIPPSERHQPARPPPPAQSREIGEAIARYNFNADTNVELSLRKGERVILLRQVDKNWFEGKIPGTNKQGIFPVSYVDVVKKTTVQSTGQPPGPNIPTSYSSDRLNSRPSSARTLYNSPSPTVRPFSSSSPSPQRATHLQAITSEWLALTLGLSPSGTPAPTPPPFPSNFQPYYEVLDSAISPSPASSMLGRSPALTPHSSTPALKEGHFIPIFSPKSYMSPEPSLSPQPYLTSASFTPSPTSPSFDTSPRSASVIEILSSQKSDLPEKELQLFSDCKDHYKPGQTDSPKLRSPIDLVVFEAHESPLDILPPKDPDDDLCEELVSIIKASQSKGTFVEEEGFYRQEPDIMEKLPRLFIEEEPKEDNSFLNEPLTSNTFAPVQHAQSEGSDTEMSLSFTQPSSAKYSPPSPRSTPPLPGVSQSPPPSAKLFSRQDLRSPKVKPVLRRDVVVVGKPPRSPVMSRRSCGSPVRGQNFSPSHRSQRQAYVHDPLQGVGEPFQALYNYTPRNEDELELKEGDVVDVMEKCDDGWFVGTCRRTKFFGTFPGNYVKRL, translated from the exons AACTGAATGAACACTCTGCCTATGTGATctatggaagaaagaaagatctggaatggcatgaag GACTGTTTGACATCAAGACACAAGAAGGAGAGATCTTCAACATGAACACAG ACAGTGGAGGACATATCCGCAAAAGCGCCACGCTTTTACTCACTCTAACCCCCATGAAGAGAATCCAGAGCTCACCAAACCTATACACGCTCACAG ACTCTGAATCACAATCCAAAGATTCAG ATTTATGGAGGCCCAGCAGCAGCACCAGTGATGGTCTGAGAAACGGTGACATGTGCTCTTCCTCTCTGGCAGCTAAAGGCTACAGAAGTGTCAGGCCCAACTTTCAGGATAAAAAGTCTCCCACACCA CCTGAGGTACCAGTCCTTCTTAAACAAACCTATCCTGGAACAGCACTGACCTCACAGTCACCCCCTAATCGGCTCAGATTCTCCCTCGATTTCATCAGCTCCAGAGCACCTGACCATCACCCCGAGACCCCTCCTCCAGGCCCTCCCTCTCCCGGCTCGGAGCCTCTACTGGGGCAGAGCCGCTGTTCTTCCCGCGCTCAGAGCGAAGCATCCACAGCAGTGCTGGAGGAGTTGAGGGCGTGTGGACTAGGCCCAGAGGGTGGCACTCGTACCCCATCTCCAACCCTCAGCCAGATGAGTGCGGTCACAGACAACATCTGGTTACACTTCCCTGCAGCTAGCACCGCTAAT GGCCAGATGACTGTGAACGGGGGTCTGACTGTGCCAGCAAGTCCTCGTATTCACCTCCAAAGACCCTTCTCTCCCTCAACATACCCTCCTCCTCCTTCACTGAGCCCTAGTATTACAGCCATGCAGCAGGCTAGAACCACTG CCTCTGAGTCCAGCACTCCAGTCTACACCAACGTGGATCCTCCAGCACGAGCGCCACAGACTGACAGGAAAGAAACAACAGGAAAAGCTCTGCAATATACTGGCATCGGTCCTGTGGATGAGACCGGGATTCCCATTGCCATACGAACG ACTGTTGACAGGCCAAAAGATTGGTACAAGACCATGTTCAAACAGATTCATGTGGTGCCTAAATCAG AGAACGAGTGGCCTGCATCCCGTACTGCCACAGACCCTGTTACAAGTACTGGTACAACTATTTCTAAACAag ATAAGCATGCTGCCCCTAATGCTGTTCAGGCCCATCCTGCACCTAAAACTGGCACTTACCGGCCCATCACCAAGAGTGTCTCTGATAATGGCGTATACGGTTTCAGGGTGCCTGCTGCCTCTTCTCTCCCTTCTCCTCTGCCCACATCAGCATCCACACAGCAGAGATCCGGTGAAAGGGAGGCACCACTGAGAGGGAGGAGCACACCTGACAT GAATGAGTGGGGTCCTCCTGATAGAAAGGTTGACACACGGAAATACAGAGCAGAGCCAAGGAGTATTTTTGACTATGAGCCGGGGAAGTCGTCTGTTTTAGAGCAAGAAAGAACG ACAAGTAACTTAAGACCTGAGGACATAGATTTAGAGAATGAGCCGTGGTATAAGTTCTTTGCTGAACTGGAGTTTGGGCGGCCG CCTCCAAAAAAACGTCTTGATTACAATCCAGACAGCTCACCTCGATTCCGCGCAGAG ACCTCCCTTTATCAGCCATCCTCAGACAGGAGCCTTGAAAGGCCATCAAG CTCTGCAAGTGATAACAAGAGGAGACGGAAATCTGAACCTGCAACAGCTCAGCCCAGGGCACAGAGCAGCGTGGGCACAACACAAACGTCTGTGAGACCACCAGAGCCGCCCAAGAGCAGCAGCACCCAGAGGAATCCCCTCACCAGCCCCGGTTCCCTCGCGGCCACCAGGACTAAAG ATCAGGACACATCCAGAGAATATTCTTACCCTGATGTGGGCAGCCACACACAGCAGAGCAGCAGACAAACCCCTGAAGTCAGAGAG AAACTGCCAGCCAGAGCAATATATGACTTCAAAGCACAGACAGCGAA aGAGCTGACGTTTAAGAAAGGAGAGACGGTATACATCACTAGGCAGATAGATAATAACTGGTATGAAGGAGAATATCGTGGACATGTGGGCATCTTCCCTATCTCATATGTTGAG AAAATCCCTCCTTCAGAGAGACATCAGCCAGCGAGACCTCCTCCGCCAGCTCAAAGCAGAGAAATTGGAGAAGCAATTGCCCGCTACAACTTTAATGCTGATACTAATGTGGAACTTTCATTaagaaaa GGAGAGCGCGTTATTCTGTTGCGGCAGGTGGATAAGAACTGGTTTGAGGGCAAGATCCCCGGTACAAACAAACAAGGGATTTTTCCAGTGTCTTATGTGGATGTTGTTAAGAAGACCACAGTACAAAGTACTGGTCAACCTCCTGGGCCCAATATACCCACCAGCTACTCCAGTGACAGACTGAACAGTAGG CCGTCATCTGCACGTACCCTCTACAACTCTCCATCCCCTACTGTCCGTCCATTCTCCTCATCCTCTCCTAGTCCACAAAGAGCCACACACCTTCAGGCCATCACCAGCGAGTGGTTGGCCCTCACTCTGGGTCTGTCTCCTTCAGGAACCCCTGCCCCTACACCTCCTCCCTTCCCTTCCAATTTCCAGCCATACTATGAAGTTTTGGACTCTGCCATTTCCCCTTCTCCTGCCTCCTCCATGCTGGGCCGCTCTCCAGCCCTCACTCCCCACTCCTCCACTCCTGCGCTCAAAGAGGGCCACTTCATTCCCATCTTCTCCCCAAAGTCTTACATGTCCCCCGAACCCAGCCTGTCACCTCAACCTTACCTCACCTCCGCCTCCTTCACTCCTTCGCCCACCTCACCCTCATTTGACACCAGCCCCAGGTCTGCCAGTGTCATAGAGATCCTTTCCAGTCAAAAATCAGATTTACCCGAGAAGGAACTGCAGTTGTTCTCAGATTGCAAAGACCATTATAAACCAGGCCAGACAGACTCCCCTAAATTGCGTAGCCCTATTGACTTGGTTGTTTTTGAGGCACATGAATCCCCATTGGATATTCTGCCACCAAAAGACCCCGATGATGATCTATGTGAGGAGTTAGTGTCAATCATTAAGGCCAGCCAATCAAAGGGCACATTCGTAGAAGAGGAGGGATTTTATCGCCAGGAACCAGATATAATGGAAAAGCTTCCCAGACTGTTTATAGAGGAAGAGCCGAAAGAAGACAACAGCTTCTTAAATGAACCCCTGACATCAAATACATTTGCTCCAGTCCAACACGCCCAGAGTGAGGGTTCAGATACTGAG ATGTCATTGTCGTTCACACAGCCCTCATCGGCTAAATACTCTCCCCCTTCCCCGCGCTCCACCCCCCCTTTGCCTGGGGTTTCACAGTCGCCCCCTCCCTCTGCAAAACTGTTCTCTCGACAGGACCTCCGCTCCCCAAAGGTCAAG CCTGTGTTAAGGCGTGATGTTGTGGTTGTTGGTAAGCCCCCTCGTAGCCCTGTGATGTCTAGGAGGTCCTGCGGATCGCCTGTTAGAGGTCAAAACTTTTCACCATCTCATAGG tCCCAAAGACAAGCATATGTTCATGATCCACTTCAAGGTGTAGGAGAACC ATTTCAAGCCCTGTATAACTACACGCCACGAAATGAAGATGAGCTGGAACTGAAGGAGGGGGATGTTGTTGACGTCATGGAGAAGTGTGATGATGGATGGTTTGTGG gaACGTGCAGGAGAACCAAATTTTTCGGAACCTTTCCTGGGAACTATGTGAAGCGGCTATAA
- the sorbs2b gene encoding vinexin isoform X13, whose translation MPGLFDIKTQEGEIFNMNTDSESQSKDSDLWRPSSSTSDGLRNGDMCSSSLAAKGYRSVRPNFQDKKSPTPPEVPVLLKQTYPGTALTSQSPPNRLRFSLDFISSRAPDHHPETPPPGPPSPGSEPLLGQSRCSSRAQSEASTAVLEELRACGLGPEGGTRTPSPTLSQMSAVTDNIWLHFPAASTANGQMTVNGGLTVPASPRIHLQRPFSPSTYPPPPSLSPSITAMQQARTTASESSTPVYTNVDPPARAPQTDRKETTGKALQYTGIGPVDETGIPIAIRTTVDRPKDWYKTMFKQIHVVPKSENEWPASRTATDPVTSTGTTISKQDKHAAPNAVQAHPAPKTGTYRPITKSVSDNGVYGFRVPAASSLPSPLPTSASTQQRSGEREAPLRGRSTPDMNEWGPPDRKVDTRKYRAEPRSIFDYEPGKSSVLEQERTTSNLRPEDIDLENEPWYKFFAELEFGRPPPKKRLDYNPDSSPRFRAETSLYQPSSDRSLERPSSSASDNKRRRKSEPATAQPRAQSSVGTTQTSVRPPEPPKSSSTQRNPLTSPGSLAATRTKDQDTSREYSYPDVGSHTQQSSRQTPEVREKLPARAIYDFKAQTAKELTFKKGETVYITRQIDNNWYEGEYRGHVGIFPISYVEKIPPSERHQPARPPPPAQSREIGEAIARYNFNADTNVELSLRKGERVILLRQVDKNWFEGKIPGTNKQGIFPVSYVDVVKKTTVQSTGQPPGPNIPTSYSSDRLNSRPSSARTLYNSPSPTVRPFSSSSPSPQRATHLQAITSEWLALTLGLSPSGTPAPTPPPFPSNFQPYYEVLDSAISPSPASSMLGRSPALTPHSSTPALKEGHFIPIFSPKSYMSPEPSLSPQPYLTSASFTPSPTSPSFDTSPRSASVIEILSSQKSDLPEKELQLFSDCKDHYKPGQTDSPKLRSPIDLVVFEAHESPLDILPPKDPDDDLCEELVSIIKASQSKGTFVEEEGFYRQEPDIMEKLPRLFIEEEPKEDNSFLNEPLTSNTFAPVQHAQSEGSDTEMSLSFTQPSSAKYSPPSPRSTPPLPGVSQSPPPSAKLFSRQDLRSPKVKPVLRRDVVVVGKPPRSPVMSRRSCGSPVRGQNFSPSHRSQRQAYVHDPLQGVGEPFQALYNYTPRNEDELELKEGDVVDVMEKCDDGWFVGTCRRTKFFGTFPGNYVKRL comes from the exons GACTGTTTGACATCAAGACACAAGAAGGAGAGATCTTCAACATGAACACAG ACTCTGAATCACAATCCAAAGATTCAG ATTTATGGAGGCCCAGCAGCAGCACCAGTGATGGTCTGAGAAACGGTGACATGTGCTCTTCCTCTCTGGCAGCTAAAGGCTACAGAAGTGTCAGGCCCAACTTTCAGGATAAAAAGTCTCCCACACCA CCTGAGGTACCAGTCCTTCTTAAACAAACCTATCCTGGAACAGCACTGACCTCACAGTCACCCCCTAATCGGCTCAGATTCTCCCTCGATTTCATCAGCTCCAGAGCACCTGACCATCACCCCGAGACCCCTCCTCCAGGCCCTCCCTCTCCCGGCTCGGAGCCTCTACTGGGGCAGAGCCGCTGTTCTTCCCGCGCTCAGAGCGAAGCATCCACAGCAGTGCTGGAGGAGTTGAGGGCGTGTGGACTAGGCCCAGAGGGTGGCACTCGTACCCCATCTCCAACCCTCAGCCAGATGAGTGCGGTCACAGACAACATCTGGTTACACTTCCCTGCAGCTAGCACCGCTAAT GGCCAGATGACTGTGAACGGGGGTCTGACTGTGCCAGCAAGTCCTCGTATTCACCTCCAAAGACCCTTCTCTCCCTCAACATACCCTCCTCCTCCTTCACTGAGCCCTAGTATTACAGCCATGCAGCAGGCTAGAACCACTG CCTCTGAGTCCAGCACTCCAGTCTACACCAACGTGGATCCTCCAGCACGAGCGCCACAGACTGACAGGAAAGAAACAACAGGAAAAGCTCTGCAATATACTGGCATCGGTCCTGTGGATGAGACCGGGATTCCCATTGCCATACGAACG ACTGTTGACAGGCCAAAAGATTGGTACAAGACCATGTTCAAACAGATTCATGTGGTGCCTAAATCAG AGAACGAGTGGCCTGCATCCCGTACTGCCACAGACCCTGTTACAAGTACTGGTACAACTATTTCTAAACAag ATAAGCATGCTGCCCCTAATGCTGTTCAGGCCCATCCTGCACCTAAAACTGGCACTTACCGGCCCATCACCAAGAGTGTCTCTGATAATGGCGTATACGGTTTCAGGGTGCCTGCTGCCTCTTCTCTCCCTTCTCCTCTGCCCACATCAGCATCCACACAGCAGAGATCCGGTGAAAGGGAGGCACCACTGAGAGGGAGGAGCACACCTGACAT GAATGAGTGGGGTCCTCCTGATAGAAAGGTTGACACACGGAAATACAGAGCAGAGCCAAGGAGTATTTTTGACTATGAGCCGGGGAAGTCGTCTGTTTTAGAGCAAGAAAGAACG ACAAGTAACTTAAGACCTGAGGACATAGATTTAGAGAATGAGCCGTGGTATAAGTTCTTTGCTGAACTGGAGTTTGGGCGGCCG CCTCCAAAAAAACGTCTTGATTACAATCCAGACAGCTCACCTCGATTCCGCGCAGAG ACCTCCCTTTATCAGCCATCCTCAGACAGGAGCCTTGAAAGGCCATCAAG CTCTGCAAGTGATAACAAGAGGAGACGGAAATCTGAACCTGCAACAGCTCAGCCCAGGGCACAGAGCAGCGTGGGCACAACACAAACGTCTGTGAGACCACCAGAGCCGCCCAAGAGCAGCAGCACCCAGAGGAATCCCCTCACCAGCCCCGGTTCCCTCGCGGCCACCAGGACTAAAG ATCAGGACACATCCAGAGAATATTCTTACCCTGATGTGGGCAGCCACACACAGCAGAGCAGCAGACAAACCCCTGAAGTCAGAGAG AAACTGCCAGCCAGAGCAATATATGACTTCAAAGCACAGACAGCGAA aGAGCTGACGTTTAAGAAAGGAGAGACGGTATACATCACTAGGCAGATAGATAATAACTGGTATGAAGGAGAATATCGTGGACATGTGGGCATCTTCCCTATCTCATATGTTGAG AAAATCCCTCCTTCAGAGAGACATCAGCCAGCGAGACCTCCTCCGCCAGCTCAAAGCAGAGAAATTGGAGAAGCAATTGCCCGCTACAACTTTAATGCTGATACTAATGTGGAACTTTCATTaagaaaa GGAGAGCGCGTTATTCTGTTGCGGCAGGTGGATAAGAACTGGTTTGAGGGCAAGATCCCCGGTACAAACAAACAAGGGATTTTTCCAGTGTCTTATGTGGATGTTGTTAAGAAGACCACAGTACAAAGTACTGGTCAACCTCCTGGGCCCAATATACCCACCAGCTACTCCAGTGACAGACTGAACAGTAGG CCGTCATCTGCACGTACCCTCTACAACTCTCCATCCCCTACTGTCCGTCCATTCTCCTCATCCTCTCCTAGTCCACAAAGAGCCACACACCTTCAGGCCATCACCAGCGAGTGGTTGGCCCTCACTCTGGGTCTGTCTCCTTCAGGAACCCCTGCCCCTACACCTCCTCCCTTCCCTTCCAATTTCCAGCCATACTATGAAGTTTTGGACTCTGCCATTTCCCCTTCTCCTGCCTCCTCCATGCTGGGCCGCTCTCCAGCCCTCACTCCCCACTCCTCCACTCCTGCGCTCAAAGAGGGCCACTTCATTCCCATCTTCTCCCCAAAGTCTTACATGTCCCCCGAACCCAGCCTGTCACCTCAACCTTACCTCACCTCCGCCTCCTTCACTCCTTCGCCCACCTCACCCTCATTTGACACCAGCCCCAGGTCTGCCAGTGTCATAGAGATCCTTTCCAGTCAAAAATCAGATTTACCCGAGAAGGAACTGCAGTTGTTCTCAGATTGCAAAGACCATTATAAACCAGGCCAGACAGACTCCCCTAAATTGCGTAGCCCTATTGACTTGGTTGTTTTTGAGGCACATGAATCCCCATTGGATATTCTGCCACCAAAAGACCCCGATGATGATCTATGTGAGGAGTTAGTGTCAATCATTAAGGCCAGCCAATCAAAGGGCACATTCGTAGAAGAGGAGGGATTTTATCGCCAGGAACCAGATATAATGGAAAAGCTTCCCAGACTGTTTATAGAGGAAGAGCCGAAAGAAGACAACAGCTTCTTAAATGAACCCCTGACATCAAATACATTTGCTCCAGTCCAACACGCCCAGAGTGAGGGTTCAGATACTGAG ATGTCATTGTCGTTCACACAGCCCTCATCGGCTAAATACTCTCCCCCTTCCCCGCGCTCCACCCCCCCTTTGCCTGGGGTTTCACAGTCGCCCCCTCCCTCTGCAAAACTGTTCTCTCGACAGGACCTCCGCTCCCCAAAGGTCAAG CCTGTGTTAAGGCGTGATGTTGTGGTTGTTGGTAAGCCCCCTCGTAGCCCTGTGATGTCTAGGAGGTCCTGCGGATCGCCTGTTAGAGGTCAAAACTTTTCACCATCTCATAGG tCCCAAAGACAAGCATATGTTCATGATCCACTTCAAGGTGTAGGAGAACC ATTTCAAGCCCTGTATAACTACACGCCACGAAATGAAGATGAGCTGGAACTGAAGGAGGGGGATGTTGTTGACGTCATGGAGAAGTGTGATGATGGATGGTTTGTGG gaACGTGCAGGAGAACCAAATTTTTCGGAACCTTTCCTGGGAACTATGTGAAGCGGCTATAA